A stretch of Candidatus Eisenbacteria bacterium DNA encodes these proteins:
- a CDS encoding sigma-54 dependent transcriptional regulator, whose protein sequence is MRNTVLIVDDEEGFRWPLGEFLKDKGYNVFIAENGKQCMTVIDEEDVDVVLLDVRLKTEDGINVLKELRSRFPEKDIQVIMMTAFTTLDSAFEAGKYDCFRYVKKPFEMDHMLRNIEDAIKPVQLSDEIKRRKQQENEKFEIIGKSRQMNEILEKLRRIAPSAATVLIEGETGVGKELIARQIHNMAGRGMFVEVNCSAVPENLLESELFGYEKGAFTDAKKSKRGLAELASPGTLFLDEIGEMSLGLQSKLLRVLENKSFRKVGGTEEVRINARVIAATNTDLKSLAEQGKFREDLYYRLIVIPIYVPPLRERVEDIPVLIEHYAAIFSRELRKRVEVSGEAMQLFISYPWPGNVRELRNLVERIILLEDDDRILPEHLPPEVRNPSRGPGERGPDSTPTQGGPNSLKEIELLAIQDALKKSGGNKTKAAAILGISRQTLRAKLKECGLLPHEERSKTYQTR, encoded by the coding sequence TTGAGGAATACCGTTCTCATAGTCGATGACGAAGAAGGATTCCGCTGGCCTCTGGGCGAGTTTCTCAAGGACAAGGGATACAACGTATTCATTGCTGAGAATGGAAAGCAGTGCATGACGGTCATTGACGAAGAGGACGTTGACGTAGTCCTTCTCGACGTGAGGTTGAAGACTGAAGACGGGATAAATGTCTTGAAAGAATTAAGGAGCAGGTTCCCCGAGAAAGACATCCAGGTGATTATGATGACGGCGTTCACCACACTTGATTCAGCCTTTGAAGCCGGGAAATACGACTGTTTCCGGTATGTGAAGAAGCCTTTCGAAATGGATCACATGCTGAGGAACATTGAAGATGCCATCAAACCTGTCCAACTCTCCGATGAGATTAAGCGCCGGAAGCAGCAGGAGAACGAGAAGTTTGAAATCATCGGAAAGAGCCGGCAGATGAATGAGATTCTGGAGAAGCTGAGGAGAATAGCGCCAAGCGCGGCCACCGTGCTCATAGAAGGCGAGACAGGTGTCGGGAAAGAACTGATAGCAAGGCAGATTCACAACATGGCAGGTCGCGGCATGTTTGTTGAGGTGAACTGCAGCGCAGTCCCTGAGAACCTTCTTGAGAGCGAGCTTTTTGGCTACGAAAAGGGGGCCTTCACTGATGCCAAGAAGTCGAAAAGGGGGCTTGCTGAACTTGCAAGCCCGGGTACACTTTTCCTTGACGAGATTGGAGAAATGAGTCTGGGCCTCCAATCCAAACTCCTTCGTGTCCTTGAGAACAAGAGTTTTCGCAAGGTGGGCGGAACAGAGGAAGTGAGGATAAATGCCAGGGTGATCGCTGCCACCAACACAGACCTGAAGAGCCTTGCTGAGCAGGGAAAGTTCAGGGAAGACTTGTACTACAGACTGATAGTGATCCCCATCTATGTCCCGCCACTCAGGGAGAGAGTCGAGGACATTCCAGTCCTCATTGAGCACTATGCTGCAATCTTCAGCAGGGAATTGAGAAAGAGGGTGGAAGTCTCAGGGGAGGCAATGCAGTTGTTCATAAGCTACCCATGGCCCGGCAACGTGAGAGAGCTCAGGAATCTTGTCGAAAGAATAATACTGCTTGAAGATGACGACCGCATCCTGCCCGAGCATCTCCCGCCGGAGGTTAGAAATCCGTCTCGCGGACCTGGCGAAAGAGGTCCTGATTCTACACCCACCCAGGGCGGTCCCAATTCGCTCAAGGAGATTGAGCTTCTTGCCATACAGGATGCGCTGAAAAAGTCTGGAGGCAACAAAACGAAAGCCGCGGCGATTCTTGGGATCTCCAGACAGACCCTGAGAGCGAAGCTGAAGGAATGCGGTCTCCTTCCTCATGAAGAACGGTCAAAAACTTACCAGACCCGGTAA